In the genome of Ensifer adhaerens, one region contains:
- a CDS encoding NADH-quinone oxidoreductase subunit L — translation MDMLYKAIVFLPLIGFLIAGLGGNTIGAKASEFVTTSLMVVVAVLSWVVFFNVALGHHEEVIKVQVLHWIQSGGLDVSWAFRIDTLTSVMFVVVNTVSCLVHLYSIGYMHHDPHRPRFFAYLSLFTFAMLMLITSDNLLQMFFGWEGVGLASYLLIGFWFKKPSASAAAMKAFIVNRVGDFGFVLGIFSVFVLFGSINFDTIFAAAPNYIPAAGQGKVVINLFGMQLDQGHAITATCLLLFLGAMGKSAQFLLHTWLPDAMEGPTPVSALIHAATMVTAGVFLVARMSPLFELSPDALTVVTIIGAITAFFAATVGLVQNDIKRVIAYSTCSQLGYMFAALGVGAYGAAVFHLFTHAFFKALLFLGAGSVIHAVSDEQDMRHMGGLRKHIPKTYWGMTIGTLALTGVGIPFTPFGTAGYYSKDAIIEATFAAGTSVGHFAFWMLVIAAFFTSFYSWRLVHMTFHGKPRASHDVMHHVHESPFVMLFPLLVLSIGALFAGWAFHGYFFGEEYSEFWKGALFTSPHNEILKLAEEVPTWVKLSPFFAMVLGFVLAYWMYIVSPGVPKVLAQQHRVLYEFLLNKWYFDELYDFLFVRSAKWLGNFLWKEGDGRVIDGFGPNGVAARVMDVTGRVVRLQSGYLYHYAFAMLIGIAALVTWMMFGSAL, via the coding sequence ATGGACATGCTCTACAAAGCCATCGTCTTCCTTCCGCTGATCGGCTTCCTCATTGCAGGCCTCGGTGGCAACACCATTGGCGCCAAAGCGTCCGAATTCGTTACGACGAGCCTCATGGTCGTTGTTGCGGTCCTCTCTTGGGTCGTTTTCTTCAACGTCGCGCTTGGCCACCACGAAGAAGTCATCAAGGTTCAGGTTCTGCACTGGATCCAGTCCGGTGGTCTCGACGTTTCTTGGGCCTTCCGCATCGATACGCTGACTTCCGTCATGTTCGTGGTGGTCAACACCGTATCGTGCCTCGTGCATCTCTATTCGATCGGCTACATGCACCACGATCCGCATCGGCCGCGCTTCTTCGCCTATCTGTCGCTTTTCACCTTCGCGATGCTCATGCTCATCACGTCGGACAACCTGCTGCAGATGTTCTTCGGCTGGGAAGGCGTGGGTCTGGCGTCCTACCTGCTCATCGGCTTCTGGTTCAAGAAGCCTTCGGCAAGTGCAGCCGCCATGAAGGCCTTCATCGTCAACCGCGTTGGCGACTTCGGCTTCGTTCTCGGCATCTTCTCCGTCTTCGTTCTGTTCGGCTCGATCAATTTTGACACGATCTTCGCGGCCGCGCCGAATTACATTCCGGCCGCAGGGCAGGGCAAGGTCGTCATCAACCTGTTCGGCATGCAGCTTGACCAGGGCCACGCGATCACCGCGACCTGCCTGCTGCTGTTCCTGGGCGCGATGGGTAAGTCGGCACAGTTCCTGCTGCACACCTGGCTTCCGGACGCCATGGAAGGCCCGACGCCGGTTTCGGCCCTCATCCATGCCGCAACCATGGTTACCGCCGGCGTCTTCCTTGTCGCCCGCATGTCGCCGCTCTTCGAATTGTCGCCGGATGCGCTGACCGTCGTCACCATCATCGGCGCGATCACGGCCTTCTTCGCAGCGACCGTCGGTCTCGTGCAGAACGACATCAAGCGCGTGATTGCATACTCGACCTGTTCGCAGCTCGGCTACATGTTCGCCGCCCTCGGTGTCGGTGCATACGGCGCGGCAGTGTTCCACCTCTTCACGCACGCCTTCTTCAAGGCACTTCTGTTCCTTGGCGCCGGCTCGGTCATCCATGCCGTTTCGGACGAGCAGGACATGCGCCACATGGGCGGCCTGCGAAAGCACATTCCCAAGACCTATTGGGGCATGACGATCGGTACGCTCGCCTTGACCGGTGTCGGCATACCGTTCACGCCATTCGGCACCGCCGGCTACTACTCGAAGGATGCGATCATCGAAGCGACCTTCGCTGCGGGTACCTCGGTCGGTCACTTTGCCTTCTGGATGCTGGTCATCGCGGCCTTCTTCACGAGCTTCTACTCGTGGCGCCTGGTCCACATGACCTTCCATGGCAAGCCGCGCGCCTCGCATGACGTCATGCACCACGTTCACGAGTCTCCTTTCGTGATGCTCTTCCCGCTGCTGGTCCTCTCGATCGGTGCACTGTTTGCCGGCTGGGCCTTCCACGGCTACTTCTTTGGCGAGGAATACAGCGAATTCTGGAAGGGCGCTCTCTTCACGTCGCCCCACAATGAAATCCTGAAGCTCGCGGAAGAGGTTCCGACCTGGGTCAAGCTCAGCCCGTTCTTCGCCATGGTGCTCGGCTTCGTGCTGGCCTACTGGATGTATATCGTGTCGCCTGGGGTCCCAAAGGTGCTCGCTCAGCAGCATCGCGTTCTCTACGAGTTCCTGCTGAACAAGTGGTACTTCGACGAACTCTACGACTTCCTGTTTGTTCGCTCGGCCAAATGGCTCGGCAACTTCCTCTGGAAGGAAGGCGATGGCCGCGTGATTGATGGCTTCGGCCCGAACGGTGTTGCCGCCCGTGTCATGGATGTGACCGGCCGCGTTGTCCGGCTCCAGTCCGGCTACCTTTACCATTACGCGTTCGCAATGCTGATCGGCATTGCAGCGCTTGTTACCTGGATGATGTTCGGGAGTGCCCTCTGA
- a CDS encoding NADH dehydrogenase subunit K, with translation MEIGISHYLTVSAILFVLGIFGIFLNRKNIIVILMSVELILLAVNINMVAFSTFLHDIAGQVFALFILTVAAAEAAIGLAILVVFYRNRGSIAVDDVNVMKG, from the coding sequence ATGGAAATCGGTATTTCCCATTATCTCACGGTCAGCGCCATTCTCTTCGTGCTGGGCATTTTCGGGATTTTCCTGAACCGCAAGAACATCATCGTGATCCTGATGTCGGTCGAGCTCATTCTGCTCGCCGTCAATATCAACATGGTGGCCTTTTCGACCTTCCTGCACGATATCGCGGGCCAGGTCTTCGCTCTGTTCATTCTGACCGTCGCGGCTGCAGAAGCCGCCATCGGTCTTGCAATTCTCGTCGTCTTCTACCGCAACCGCGGCTCCATCGCGGTCGATGACGTCAACGTCATGAAGGGCTGA
- a CDS encoding NADH-quinone oxidoreductase subunit J, protein MGLQALFFYLFAFIAIASAFMVISARNPVHSVLFLILTFFNAAGLFLLTGAEFLAMILLVVYVGAVAVLFLFVVMMLDVDFAALRTKALEYAPVGALIGIILALELIFVIGGSTISPEIAKKAAVPIPALTDRSNTQALGDVLYTHYVYFFQIAGLVLLVAMIGAIVLTLKHRTNVKRQNISAQVARTPETAVTIVKVKPGQGI, encoded by the coding sequence ATGGGTCTTCAGGCTCTATTCTTTTATCTGTTCGCCTTCATCGCCATCGCATCGGCGTTCATGGTGATTTCGGCGCGGAACCCGGTTCACTCCGTCCTGTTCCTGATCCTGACCTTCTTCAACGCGGCCGGGCTTTTCCTGCTCACCGGCGCCGAGTTCCTGGCGATGATCCTCCTCGTCGTCTATGTCGGGGCGGTTGCGGTTCTCTTCCTCTTCGTCGTCATGATGCTGGATGTGGATTTCGCGGCGCTTCGCACGAAGGCTCTGGAATACGCGCCGGTCGGTGCGCTGATCGGTATCATCCTGGCGCTCGAACTGATCTTCGTGATCGGCGGCTCGACGATCTCGCCGGAGATCGCCAAGAAGGCGGCCGTTCCGATCCCGGCACTGACCGATCGCTCGAACACGCAGGCCCTGGGCGACGTGCTCTACACCCACTACGTCTACTTCTTCCAGATTGCCGGACTGGTTCTGCTCGTGGCGATGATCGGCGCAATCGTGCTGACGCTGAAGCATCGGACCAACGTCAAGCGGCAGAACATCTCGGCCCAGGTGGCCCGCACACCCGAGACGGCGGTGACGATCGTCAAGGTGAAGCCGGGGCAGGGCATCTAA
- a CDS encoding NADH dehydrogenase subunit I — translation MIMASATQFVKSLFLREFVSAIGLTMRYFFAPKATVNYPFEKGPVSPRFRGEHALRRYPNGEERCIACKLCEAICPAQAITIEAGPRRNDGTRRTVRYDIDMVKCIYCGFCQEACPVDAIVEGPNFEFATETREELYYDKARLLDNGDRWEREIAANIAMDAPYR, via the coding sequence ATGATCATGGCCTCTGCTACCCAATTCGTTAAGTCGCTCTTCCTGCGGGAGTTTGTCAGCGCCATTGGTCTGACCATGCGCTACTTCTTTGCGCCCAAGGCCACGGTGAACTATCCGTTCGAAAAGGGTCCGGTTTCGCCGCGTTTCCGTGGCGAACACGCACTGCGCCGCTATCCGAACGGCGAAGAACGTTGTATCGCCTGCAAGCTCTGCGAGGCGATCTGTCCCGCTCAGGCCATCACCATCGAGGCCGGCCCGCGCCGCAATGACGGCACGCGCCGCACGGTGCGTTATGACATCGACATGGTGAAGTGCATCTATTGTGGCTTCTGCCAGGAAGCCTGCCCGGTCGACGCCATCGTCGAAGGCCCGAATTTCGAATTCGCGACCGAAACGCGCGAAGAACTTTATTACGACAAGGCCCGTCTTCTCGACAACGGCGACCGCTGGGAGCGGGAAATCGCGGCCAACATCGCCATGGACGCACCGTACCGGTGA
- a CDS encoding NADH-quinone oxidoreductase subunit H, with product MEQFFFTYVLPALIIVGQSLLMLVALLLFIAYILLADRKIWAAVQMRRGPNVVGPWGLFQSFADLLKFVLKEPVIPAGANKGVFLLAPLVAVTLALATWAVIPLNAGWVIANINVGILYVFAISSLEVYGIIMGGWASNSKYPFLGALRSAAQMVSYEVSIGFVIVTVLLTVGSLNLSDIVMAQNTGLGTKLGLPPSLLDWNWLALFPVFIIFFISALAETNRPPFDLPEAESELVAGFMVEYGSTPYMMFMLGEYSAIVLMCALTTILFLGGWLPPVDVWFLNWVPGVIWFILKATMVFFMFGLVKAFVPRYRYDQLMRLGWKVFLPLSLFFLIVTAFVLKLTGWA from the coding sequence ATGGAACAGTTTTTCTTCACCTATGTCTTGCCGGCGCTGATCATCGTGGGGCAGTCCCTCCTGATGCTCGTCGCGCTGCTGCTCTTCATCGCGTATATCCTGCTCGCCGACCGCAAGATCTGGGCTGCTGTCCAGATGCGCCGTGGACCTAACGTGGTGGGTCCGTGGGGACTTTTCCAGTCCTTCGCCGACCTTTTGAAGTTCGTGCTCAAGGAACCGGTCATTCCGGCTGGCGCCAACAAGGGCGTTTTCCTCCTTGCGCCGCTGGTTGCCGTGACGCTGGCGCTCGCGACCTGGGCCGTCATTCCGTTGAATGCGGGCTGGGTGATCGCCAACATCAACGTCGGCATCCTTTACGTTTTCGCGATCTCCTCGCTCGAAGTCTACGGCATCATCATGGGTGGCTGGGCTTCGAACTCGAAATATCCGTTCCTCGGCGCACTGCGTTCGGCTGCGCAGATGGTGTCCTATGAAGTCTCGATCGGCTTCGTGATCGTCACCGTTCTCCTGACTGTCGGTTCGCTGAACCTTTCCGACATCGTCATGGCGCAGAACACCGGCCTCGGCACCAAGCTCGGCCTGCCGCCTTCGCTGCTCGACTGGAACTGGCTCGCGCTCTTCCCGGTCTTCATCATCTTCTTCATCTCGGCGCTTGCTGAAACGAACCGTCCGCCCTTCGACCTTCCGGAAGCGGAATCGGAACTGGTTGCCGGCTTCATGGTCGAATATGGCTCGACGCCTTACATGATGTTCATGCTCGGCGAATATTCTGCCATCGTTCTGATGTGCGCGCTGACGACGATCCTCTTCCTAGGCGGCTGGCTGCCTCCGGTTGACGTATGGTTCTTGAACTGGGTCCCGGGTGTCATCTGGTTCATCCTCAAGGCAACCATGGTCTTCTTCATGTTCGGCCTGGTGAAGGCATTCGTGCCCCGCTACCGTTACGACCAGTTGATGCGTCTCGGCTGGAAGGTCTTCCTTCCGCTGTCGCTCTTCTTCCTGATCGTGACCGCATTCGTACTCAAGCTGACGGGATGGGCATGA
- a CDS encoding NADH-quinone oxidoreductase subunit G translates to MAKLKVDGKEIEVPDHFTLLQACEEAGAEVPRFCFHERLSVAGNCRMCLIEVKGGPPKPAASCAMGVRDVRGGPNGELPEIFTNTPMVKKAREGVMEFLLINHPLDCPICDQGGECDLQDQAMAFGMDGTRYNENKRAVEDKYIGPLVKTVMNRCIHCTRCVRFTTEVAGISELGLIGRGEDAEITTYLEQAMTSELQGNVVDLCPVGALTSKPFAFTARPWELNKTETIDVMDALGSAIRVDTRGREVMRIMPRVNEEVNEEWISDKSRFVWDGLRTQRLDKPYVRKDGRLVPATWGEAFASIKDVVSKTNGSKIGAIAGDLASVEEIYALGELMAALGSKNIDARQDGAFADPSLGRASYIFNPTVAGIEKADAFLLVGSNPRFEAAVLNARIRKRWRQGGVAVGVIGQDGEFRYGHEYLGAGTDTLAAIADGSNAFAEKLKAAKNPMIIVGQGALKGANGAAVLAVAAKIAADCGVVTDEWNGFAVLHTAASRVGALDLGFVPGEGGADAATQLSSMDVLFLLGADELDFSAKKAGFTVYIGSHGDAGASAADVILPGAAYTEKSGTWVNTEGRVQMSTRAGFAPGDAREDWAIIRALSDVLGKKLPFDSLGALRAKLYASHPHFAELDAIKRGAAAEIAALAKKTGALEKSAFASAVKDFYLTNPIARASAVMAECSALAANNFKVAAE, encoded by the coding sequence ATGGCGAAGCTGAAAGTCGACGGTAAGGAAATCGAAGTTCCGGATCATTTCACGCTGTTGCAGGCGTGCGAAGAGGCCGGGGCCGAGGTGCCGCGCTTCTGTTTTCATGAGCGGCTGTCGGTTGCCGGCAACTGCCGCATGTGTCTGATCGAGGTGAAGGGCGGCCCGCCGAAGCCGGCTGCCTCCTGCGCCATGGGCGTGCGCGACGTTCGCGGCGGCCCGAATGGCGAACTGCCGGAAATCTTCACCAACACGCCGATGGTCAAGAAGGCCCGCGAAGGCGTGATGGAATTCCTGCTGATCAACCATCCGCTGGATTGCCCTATCTGCGACCAGGGTGGCGAATGCGACCTGCAGGACCAGGCGATGGCCTTCGGCATGGACGGCACCCGCTACAATGAAAACAAGCGCGCCGTGGAAGACAAATATATCGGCCCGCTCGTCAAGACCGTGATGAACCGCTGCATTCACTGCACGCGCTGCGTTCGCTTCACGACGGAAGTCGCCGGAATTTCCGAGCTCGGCCTGATCGGTCGTGGCGAAGACGCCGAGATCACCACCTATCTCGAGCAGGCCATGACCTCTGAGCTGCAGGGCAACGTTGTTGACCTCTGCCCGGTCGGCGCGCTGACCTCCAAGCCCTTCGCCTTCACGGCCCGTCCGTGGGAACTGAACAAAACCGAGACGATCGACGTCATGGACGCGCTCGGCTCCGCCATCCGCGTCGATACGCGCGGCCGCGAAGTGATGCGCATCATGCCGCGCGTCAACGAAGAGGTGAACGAGGAGTGGATCTCCGACAAGTCGCGCTTCGTCTGGGACGGCCTGCGCACGCAGCGCCTCGACAAGCCTTACGTCCGCAAGGACGGCCGTCTGGTTCCTGCGACCTGGGGTGAAGCCTTCGCTTCCATCAAGGACGTCGTTTCGAAGACCAATGGCTCGAAGATCGGCGCGATCGCTGGCGATCTCGCTTCCGTTGAAGAAATCTACGCACTCGGCGAACTGATGGCCGCTCTCGGCTCGAAGAACATCGATGCCCGTCAGGACGGCGCATTCGCCGATCCGTCGCTTGGCCGCGCATCTTACATCTTCAACCCAACTGTTGCGGGCATCGAGAAGGCTGATGCCTTCCTGCTCGTCGGTTCCAACCCGCGCTTCGAGGCGGCCGTTCTCAACGCCCGCATCCGCAAGCGCTGGCGCCAGGGCGGCGTCGCCGTCGGCGTTATCGGTCAGGACGGCGAATTCCGCTACGGCCACGAATATCTCGGCGCAGGAACGGATACGCTTGCTGCTATCGCAGACGGTTCGAACGCGTTCGCTGAAAAGCTCAAAGCTGCCAAGAACCCGATGATCATCGTCGGCCAGGGCGCGCTGAAGGGCGCGAATGGTGCCGCAGTTCTGGCGGTCGCTGCGAAGATCGCAGCCGATTGCGGCGTTGTCACCGATGAGTGGAATGGCTTTGCCGTTCTGCACACGGCCGCCTCACGCGTCGGCGCACTCGACCTCGGCTTCGTGCCGGGCGAGGGCGGTGCGGATGCCGCGACGCAGCTCTCCTCGATGGATGTTCTCTTCCTGCTCGGCGCTGACGAACTCGACTTCTCGGCCAAGAAGGCCGGCTTCACGGTCTATATCGGAAGCCATGGTGACGCGGGCGCATCTGCAGCAGACGTCATCCTGCCGGGCGCTGCCTATACGGAAAAGTCGGGCACCTGGGTCAACACCGAAGGCCGCGTTCAGATGAGCACGCGCGCCGGCTTCGCACCGGGCGATGCCCGCGAAGACTGGGCGATCATCCGGGCGCTCTCCGATGTTCTCGGCAAGAAGCTGCCGTTTGATTCGCTGGGTGCTCTGCGTGCAAAGCTCTATGCGAGCCACCCGCATTTCGCCGAACTTGACGCGATCAAGCGGGGTGCAGCTGCTGAAATTGCTGCACTGGCGAAAAAAACCGGTGCTCTGGAGAAATCCGCATTTGCAAGCGCGGTCAAAGACTTCTATTTGACGAACCCGATAGCACGGGCGTCCGCCGTCATGGCTGAGTGCTCCGCGCTGGCGGCCAACAACTTCAAGGTTGCCGCGGAGTAA
- a CDS encoding NADH-quinone oxidoreductase subunit E, protein MKTDWTKDGDRQEGVALNPLMANPAIMMAAATAYGIRMTGQWASLFLNAMQDQAERVNAPTAEAEAAEVKPAAEAQLAEAQPMAEPVADEAPFAVEPVTAKIAEAEVAKPVVVEVPENEPLSAKVSADEVIEKRARKAAKVAKVRKSAEKAAVAKAPVSAGDDLKRISGIGPKLANVLTGHGVVTFAQLAEMNEAALAALDEELGLEGRILRDDWAGQARKILATGH, encoded by the coding sequence ATGAAGACTGACTGGACGAAGGACGGTGACAGGCAAGAGGGCGTTGCGCTCAATCCGCTGATGGCCAATCCGGCCATCATGATGGCAGCGGCAACAGCTTACGGCATCCGGATGACCGGGCAGTGGGCAAGCCTCTTCCTCAATGCGATGCAGGATCAGGCAGAGCGCGTGAATGCGCCGACTGCCGAGGCGGAAGCGGCCGAAGTGAAGCCGGCGGCCGAAGCCCAACTGGCGGAAGCCCAGCCAATGGCCGAACCGGTCGCTGACGAAGCCCCGTTTGCTGTCGAGCCTGTGACGGCAAAGATAGCGGAGGCCGAGGTCGCTAAGCCTGTGGTCGTTGAAGTGCCTGAGAACGAACCCTTGTCGGCAAAGGTCTCAGCCGACGAGGTGATCGAGAAGCGGGCGCGCAAGGCGGCGAAGGTCGCCAAGGTTCGCAAGTCGGCCGAGAAGGCTGCGGTCGCGAAGGCGCCGGTTTCGGCCGGCGACGACTTGAAGCGGATTTCGGGCATTGGCCCGAAGCTGGCCAATGTGCTGACGGGTCACGGTGTGGTGACATTCGCGCAGCTGGCCGAAATGAATGAAGCAGCGCTTGCTGCGCTCGACGAGGAACTCGGTCTTGAAGGCCGGATCCTGCGGGACGACTGGGCGGGACAGGCGCGGAAGATACTGGCGACCGGACACTGA